Proteins from a genomic interval of Rattus norvegicus strain BN/NHsdMcwi chromosome 2, GRCr8, whole genome shotgun sequence:
- the Paip1 gene encoding polyadenylate-binding protein-interacting protein 1 isoform b (isoform b is encoded by transcript variant 2), which translates to MAKPQVVVAPVLMSKLSANAPEFYPSGYSSNYTESYEDGCEDYPTLSEYVQDFLNHLTEQPGSFETEIEQFAETLNGWVTTDDALQELVELIYQQATSIPNFSYMGARLCNYLSHHLTISPQSGNFRQLLLQRCRTEYEAKDQAAKGDEVTRKRFHAFVLFLGELYLNLEIKGTNGQVTRADILQVGLRELLNALFSNPMDDNLICAVKLLKLTGSVLEDTWKEKGKTDMEEIIQRIENVVLDANCSRDVKQMLLKLVELRSSNWGRVHATSTYREATPENDPNYFMNEPTFYTSDGVPFTAADPDYQEKYQELLEREDFFPDYEENGTDLSGAGDPYLDDIDDEMDPEIEEAYEKFCLESERKRKQ; encoded by the exons GAATCCTATGAGGATGGTTGTGAGGATTATCCCACTCTATCAGAATACGTTCAGGATTTTCTGAATCATCTTACAGAACAGCCTGGCAGTTTTGAAACAGAAATCGAACAGTTTGCAGAAACCCTGAATGGATGGGTCACAACAGACGATGCTTTGCAAGAACTTGTGGAGCTTATCTACCAACAG gccaCGTCTATCCCAAATTTCTCTTACATGGGAGCTCGCCTGTGTAATTACCTGTCCCATCATCTGACAATTAGCCCACAGAGTGGCAACTTCCGCCAATTGCTACTTCAAAG GTGCCGGACGGAGTATGAGGCAAAAGACCAAGCTGCCAAAGGGGATGAAGTGACTCGAAAACGATTTCATGCGTTTGTCCTGTTTCTGGGAGAACTATATCTTAACCTGGAG ATTAAAGGGACGAATGGACAGGTCACAAGAGCAGATATTCTTCAGGTTGGTCTTCGGGAACTGCTGAATGCTCTGTTCTCTAATCCTATGGATGACAACTTAATTTGTGCAGTAAAGTTGCTAaag TTGACAGGGTCAGTTTTAGAAGATACttggaaggaaaaggggaaaactGATATGGAAGAAATAATTCAGAGAATTGAAAATGTTGTCCTAGATGCAAACTGCAGCAG AGATGTAAAACAGATGCTCTTGAAGCTTGTTGAACTTCGATCAAGTAACTGGGGCAGGGTCCATGCAACTTCAACATACAGAGAAGCTACTCCTGAAAATGACCCTAACTACTTCATG AATGAACCAACATTTTATACATCTGATGGTGTTCCTTTTACTGCAGCTGACCCAG aTTACCAAGAGAAGTATCAAGAGTTACTTGAAAGAGAGGACTTTTTTCCAGATTATGAAGAAAATGGAACAGATTTATCAGGGGCTGGTGACCC ATATTTGGATGATATCGATGATGAGATGGACCCAGAGATTGAAGAAGCTTATGAAAAGTTTTGTTTGGAATCAGAGCGCAAGCGAAAACAGTAA